One Aegilops tauschii subsp. strangulata cultivar AL8/78 chromosome 2, Aet v6.0, whole genome shotgun sequence genomic window, GACCACAAAAAGAGACATCCCCTCAAAACAAGCTTATGCTAGACTGAGATGTCACAAATAAACTTCCAGCAAGAGGATAACATGATATCTGAGTGACTTAGGATGAGATCACCTTGGAAATGACCTTGCCTTGAAGAGAGGTGTGTCAACGGCCAAGCATATGAAACATCTCTAAATTCAATCTTGGTTTCCCCACAATTTTGAGAGGACCAACGAAATTCTGGCAAAGCATTGGCGCATTTTTTTGTTTTGCTTATTTATGCACCATCTCTGTGTATAAAAATCCCAGGCTTCGACTGTATTCATCTCTTCATTAAATCTCTTAAGCTCATTCATGTTGTTTTCCTGCATTAGAGAAGCTTATTTCAGAGAAGCCCCAAACAATCCATGCCTTCTACCTCAATCATCACATCAAATCTCTTTCTCTCGGCTGAGAGGAGAAAACCATCAAACATGTGACAATAAAAATGGATTCGCCATGAAAGAGTAAGGAGAGACTTGGCATCTCTGGTTCATTGCAGCTCAAGATGAGGCAATGATGCGTTGGGGAGGGAGATGGAACTGTTGCTGCTCAGCACCCTTGCCAGCAGAAGGGGGAGACGAGGGAGCGGAGACAGGTGAGGACCCTGCTGCCGTGACATCACCTCTTCTTGTGGATGGTTGCGGCCAAGTGGACGACGAACGGCGGAGCAGTGGCGCGAGCGCTCCTCATATCGATGGCAGCCAACTGGATCTCAGCCGCCGCGGCTGGATCTTGTCGTCCCGAGTGGCACGGCTGGGTAGAAGAGGTGAAGGGGGCGTGGTTGCAGCCCCACCTCATCTGGTGCGACGGCGACCCGCACTCATGTGGTGTTGGGGAGGAGCAGAAGAtgatgcggcggcggcgactcAGTCCCCGCCGTTGACAGCTTGAGGTCCCTTGCGACATAGAGCGTCCTGGCCCCGCGGCTATCGGGCAGCCCAGTACCCGACCACCGCGAGCGCCAGCGCCGGCGCCGTCATCTCCGCGGGCTTGGAAGGGAAGGGGGCGGTGGCGGCTGCGGAGAAACGACGCGAGCGGCGGCCTGCACACTCCTCCCGGTGATGGCGAGGGGAGAGCAGCGGTGGTGGCAAGCTCGGCGAAGGGCGAGACCTCGTCGTCGGCTGCGGGGATTGGAGGAGAGGGGCGCGATGGGGAGTGGAGGAGAGAAGCCCGACGGGGAGTGGTGGCTAGGGTTTCAACCAATCGGGGAAGTGAGGACCCGGAAGGAGAGGAAGCACCCACCCACCCATCGACACGCACAAACCCACAATGTGAAATACCCAAAATACCCTCGGTGGGGTGCTGGAATTACGCGCGGTGGCAGCAGATATTTACCGCGAGACGGTAACTATTCATTGCTACAGGCGCGCGGGGTCGATCCGACGGCCAGAATCATTCACCGCATCGATCTAACGGACAGAAACGCATCAGGAAAACGGATCGGACGGCCAGAATCCGCTGAGCTCTGAGGAGGTGCGGGAGCTCCCTAGATACTTATTCTTGGATAGATAAAAGGTACATATGGTGCATTTTTGGAACAATGCAGGTAGCAATACTTTCTAAGCAATGTTCTGGTGGTGTCCAACATCACTACTAAACTGCATTATTGTAGGCATTTTTTGCATCCTGAGAACATTACGGTAGTTAATTAACCCACGCAATATTACGTAGGCAAATGTTTCGTTCGTAATCCGTACTTTCTCCGGTCCCCCAAAACACGTCTTATAAGGCACAAAAAGTTTAGGTAAATGTTTTGTTGAAATCAACATATACCGTCCATTTTACCAAAATCGTTAAGCTGACAGTTATTATATCTGTTGGGCTGATATAACAATTTTGTTAGAGTTACTCTAGATCGCCAGTACCAATATATTGCATAGCTCAAGCATGAAGAAAAATCATTTGTTGTATAATTTAGATGGACCACGGATGGGGGACTGGTTGCATACAATTGCGAGTACTAGTGGGGTTGCTGCTCCGCCATGCGGGCAGCGGTGGGTGCTTGTGTCCGCCCCGGCGGCCCAAACGTGCACGCCGGAGTCAGAGGCGTGTGCTGCCCGCCATGAGAGGCAGCGGGCAAGGGAGAGGGACGCGGCGGAGAACTCTGTTTGTCGCCGCCGTGGGTTACTGACATAGCCCAATGAGCACGAGCGGCTCCTCGCGTGGGTCTACTGCTGGTCGCTTACGACGACGGAGACAGACGCTCGGCTGCTCTGCCGGAAGAATGCGAAGGCTCTCCGGCTTGCCATCGAGCAGTCCGAGCGTGAGGCcaaggagaaggcgacggaggcAGCTCAGCTGGCAAAGCTCAAGCGCCAGCAGGACCGGGCCGTCCGGCGCCTCAAGAGCCTCATCATCGTCTCCTCCTCcaacgacgacgacaacgacaacAACGGCTCCTCGTCCGATGAATCGGACGATCCTCCACTAGCCGCCGACGGCTACAGCTGTGCCGGGAACCAGAAGGGGAAAGGGCCGGCCTGGAAGTGGTGAAGATCCGCTTTCTTCAATTTAGTTTCAAGTTTTAGATGTAGTTTGAAGTTAAGGATGGCAATTTTACTCATGGACATGTATATCCAACGCGAATGGATAGGGTTTGGATATGATTTTGTGTCCATAGGTAGCGCCCAAACCCGGCCCGATTGCTCGTGGGTAGGGCATGGATACAATCTTGTACCCATGGGTATACCCAAACCCGACCTGATAGTATGACTTAATGGGCAAAAATCTGCCATCCCTACCCCAAAGTCACATGTCCCACCGCAACTTTACACTTTGTTATCTAAAACATGCAAAAGAAATCACACAATCCCGGTCGTAACTTTTATTAGTTGACATTCAATCCCCTCTCTAACATATTCCAACGCCCCTTCCCTTATTTTTTATCTCCTTGTTAAATGACTCGTCATTCTAATATGTTAGAAAAAAATACTAAATGATCTTTGGTTGTTAGTGGACGATGATTTACCATAAGTGAAGCCTAGCCTGCCACAAGGTGAAGAATGGAAGAGCTTATGTTAACATTGTGTTATGTCTTATTTATATGTCTCGAGAGGACCCAATGGATATCTAGTGGGTATGGATATCCATCGAGTTTGGACATGGATACAATTTTTTACCCATGGATTTTTTTCATGGGCGGGCAAACATTGTCTACATGGATATGGATGATATTGTTCAACCCGATCCAAACACCGACCCATTGCCATCCTCCGTGAGAGGGACGCGGTGGAGGAACTCTGTCCGCCGCGGCCGCGGGTTACCGGCGGAGCCCGACGAGGACGAAGGGATCCTCGCGTGGGTCTACCGCCGGTCGCTTACAACGGCGGAGACGGACGCTCGGCGGCTCTGCCGAAAGAACACGAAGGCTCTCCGGCTTGCCATCGAGCAGTCCGAGCGTGAGGCcaaggagaaggcgacggaggcAGCTCAGCTGGCAAAGCTCAAGCGCCAGCAGGACCGGGCCGTCCGGCGCCTCAAGAGCCTCATCATCGTCTCCTCCTCcaacgacgacgacaacgacaacAACGGCTCCTCGTCCGATGAATCGGACGATCCTCCACTAGCCACCGACTACTACAGCTGCGCCGACGACCGGAAGGGGAAATGGCCGGCCCGGAAGTGGTGAAGATCCACTTTTCTTCAAGTTAATTTCAATTTTTAGATGTAGTTTGAAGTTGTCGGTCATTTATGTGAACTTTGGTGGTCCTTTGAACACCTGGTGGTGATTTATTAGTGAATGTATTGTGCTTGCCTATGTCTGTTTGTGATCTACATAGTTTGATGGAAGTTGCATGAATTAGTATTGATATAGGGGATCGGATATGAAATACACAAATGTGGACGACGCAATTTAATGAATGCCTGATCAGTGCCTGTGGACGCGCCCGGGCGCATCCACGGGCGTTTGAGGGGCCAAATTTGCAATGTccagctgtagatgctcttaggtCTGGGCTCCAGGGAAAATCCTAGCTGTTTTGATACTTTTCGAGTGGACCTCGTTCAAGTAGTCGGACGCTTAAAAAACCTGTACAAAATATTGCCTCGAGGAACTTAAGCGGTCCTGCGTTGGAGATGCCCTGATTAAGCCACGTTCATACTCAAACATGAAACTACACAGATCGATCGTTCCTTCCTTTGCAAATCCGGATCGAAGTTGGACGCAAATTAAATCGATCACTTAATTATTTATTACGTCCTTGCCAAATCTTTGACCCTGTGTTTTCCTGTGTTAATGCTGCGGTGCAAGCATCATTAATTCAGACAGATGGAATTGTGTGGCAGTTAGATAGGACCAATTAATTAATGGGAAGTTAGGAACACACGGTGACCAGCTTCGGTCTGCCATCTTGAAAcctactctctccgttcctaaatgtaagtctttttagagatttcaaatagACTACCatatatggatgtatatagacatattttagaatgtagattcactcaATTTGTTTCGTATGTAGTTACTTGTTGAAATCTTTAGAAAAACCtatatttagaaacagagggagtagaaacCAACGGAGTGCAACATACTCCTTTTATCCCGAATTACTTATTTACAGAAATGGATACATCCATTTCTTGATTGATTGAGATGCATGGGCAAGGATTCGTCACTCGCTAGCAGAGCTCGGTAACAAATAAAAAAGTATCTTGTGTTCATTCAAAATAAGCCATTTTACCTTTTACAGTCTACAATCAATTTCCTTGATATGGGCCTATTATATATATACCCTCAGTCGGAATAAGAACCACATGTCCAAATAAATAATCTGTATCGaagcaaaagaaaagaaagatAAATTAAAAGAATAAATGTATCATAGATATTGGGATTTGTGTAGCTCCTAGAACGTTTGGCACCGATAGGTCCGTCCACTTAATCCATGATACTGCTAGTAGTCTTCTTAATGAGATCCCAAGCACTTCTCACATGCCTCTCCTCCTGCAACGACGACCCAATGGCGAACCGCAGCACGAACTTGTCACCGACCACCGTGTGAGCAAGATAGGCCTTGCCAGTTTTGTTCAGATTCTCCATTAGCACGCGGTTGACCTCGTCAGCATCCTTCTCCGTCATGGCTCCACTTGCCTTGATCCGAAAGCACACAAGAGCAAAGTTCCTCGGTACGACCACCTCAAACCTGTCATCGGAACGGACGAAATCTTCGAACATCTTGGCCATGGCAACATCACTACGGATGTGCTCTTGGAGCTTTACGGTACCATAGGTGCGCATGACCATCCAAAGCTTGAGCCCACGAAAGCGTCGACCGACGCCGACCTGCATGTCCTTAAGATCGGTGACCTCGCCGGACTCGGTAGCGTCGTTCTTGAGGTACTCCGGATTGGTCTCCAATGAGTCGCTCAGTCGGTGAGCATCACGGACGTAGAGACATGTGCAATCAAGGCATGTGAGCAGCCATTTGTGTGGGCTCATGCTAATGGAGTCCACACGCTCGACGCCATCGAGATGGTGGCGAAACTCCGGGCAGATACATGCGCTGCCAGCGTAGGCAGCATCGACGTGGACCCATGCATTGAACATGGCGGCAACGTCGGCGACGTCGCCCACCGGGTCAACGGCGTTTGAAGACGTGGTGCCCATAGTCGCACAGACATATGTTGGCACAAGACCAGCGTCGACATCGGCTTGCATGACTTCCAGAAGCTTTGCCGGGTCGAGCCCATAATTGGTTTCCGGCCCGGTAGGGATGGAGCGGATGTTGGCGGGGTCGAAGCCTGCGAGGCGACACGCCTTGAAGAACGTGGAGTGTGTCTGGTCTGCAGCGTACACAGCCAAGCGTGGGATGTCAGACACGCCGACCGAGCCGCTTCGACGCAGCGCTGCATCACGGGCGGCGACTAGCGTGACGAGCATTGCCTCACTCGTCGTGCCGAGGATGACACCACCGCCAGTGCCACGGCCAGTGCTGGTGCGATTCATGAAGGTAGTGGGTAGGCGCAGGAGCTGTGCAAGCCAGTCAAGAGCAAGGACCTCCATCTCGGTGGCTGCAGGTGAGGCCTGCCACGTGAATCCAACGGTGTTCATGGCTGATGCAATGAGGTCGCCAGCGATGGCAGCGGCGCTGTTGGTGGAggggaagaaggcgaagaagtTGGGGCTAGCCCAGTGCGTCATGCCGGGGACGACGGAGGTCCTGAGCTCATTCATGGTGACGTCAAATGGCGCAGAGTAGGTCGGTGGGGACGCGCTGAGTTCATCTTGCAGGTATCCTGGCTTCACGTTAGGAAGAACAGGCATGGACTCGATGTTGGTGTAGTAGTCGGAGATGAAGTCGACGGCCTTGTGGAGGTATGCACGGACATCTTCGGGGTTGAGCGGCTCGAACGCCGCCTTGTCGTCGGGGAAGGTGGAGAAGGACGTGGCGTTGGTGCCCAAGCTGCCCATTCCTTAACTAGGAGTGGAAAAAAGGTGGGAGGCACAAAGAAGGCTTGGCTTAATGAAGTGGAGCTAGGTAGCTTAATTTGCTGCCGGAGAgcaagaagaagcagaggagcTTGCTTTGCTGCTTAGTTTGGTGAATGGAGTTGCTACTTGGTGCGCGGGGAATATATAGGTGGATCCGGGAAGCGCCGTGGCGGGGTGGGCGTTGGATGGGTCCTGGTCGCGCGGGCCTACGTGCGCTGCTAGGAAGAAGGTTGGTGGTTGGTAGAGATCCGAGCTCGAGCGCGCGCGACATGAGTCTGATGGTCAACACGTGCTTTCAATCCGGATACGTTCGAATAGACCCGTTATGGTGCCGTTCGTTAATTGGTCACCGTCCGGCTGCTAAAACGTTTTTTTTCTTTCTACGCATATATACTCCGGACTACTAGGGAGCTGCGTGCATGGATGGTTTTTCGTCACCACCAAAAATCGTTTCCTGTTCGTATTATTATTAACTGCATAATAATACAAGGACgtcgataactgccacacgtgtggcatctAGGGGGTATCTACCGCACGCCCCGTGTGGCATCGACACAGGCCCGCCCGCACGAGCACGTCCGGGCGCACCCCGCCACAGCCCGCACGTTCGGTGTGCGGCGCGATCGCCCGCACGAGCACGTCCGGGCGAGCGCCCATGCGGCCCGCACGACCCGTCTCGGCCGTCGCCCCTCCCCGCCTGCGAGCCACACGCCCCGCGTGGCAGTAACCACGCATCCCGCCGTGATTGCTATGGTCCGGACCCTCTTCCATGTACGTGTAACTCCAGGTGCCATGTCgctgaactgcagttgccatgtcgctgaactacagttgccatggttgctcaactgcaattgccatctcaggtcaagtgccggatgccatttttgggcaactgcagctgttgccatgtatggtctggtctactacagttgccatgatttgaaaactttaggagttgccacctactaacactagacagttgccatgtagcactacaaAACATGGCAAAAAACATGACCGGGGtaaaagagagttgccatctgcttacaagcacactaggacagttgccatgtaccctacaaaaacacatggcaactgataGCTTTTGGTGTGTGGAAGAGGAGACGGGCATGTGGACTACGGTGGtatctttaggagttgccacctactaacactagacagttgccatgtagcactacaaaaacagacgtggcaacaataacatgttcggggtaaaagagagttgccatctgcttacaatcACGAATAGGGCGGTTGCCATGTAACCTGCAAAAAACATGGCAAATGACAACTTGGGTGTGGGGGAGTGGGAAAATGGGCAGTCGTGGGAGATGGGGGACAGAAGTCGTGCGGGGCGTGCGGGCGCGACGGCAGTTCCACCGCACGCCCCGAGTCGCAACCGCTGACCTTGGAGGGAAAACAGCGTGCGGGCGAACTCCCTCATACGCCACACACGCGAGTTGTCCTACGTGACACACAAAATCAGCCCTCTCgtgccaagattcgtgcaaaaGGCACTGGGTGGCGATCGAggcgtgtgggcgttagtgttttcGTAATACAAAGTATCGTGCGGTCAAGATAGACCTTTTCTCTTCTCTAAGCATTTTCTCCTCTTCCCTCGACGGCTAGGGCAAACTCTCCTCTCCAGATTTCATCGGCAAGCTCGTGGATTCGTCTCTCCTCTACCTGCCGCTCCAGCGGCTGATGATGGCGAAGGGAATCTAGGTGTCTTTGCTCCGGCTAGTAGTTTAAGTTAGGCGCTTTTTAGTCCACGCAGACGTGGCACTCCGGCAGATGACGGCTTTTCTTCTGCATGTTTCTCTTCCAAGATCCAATCCTCCTCGAGTTTGTCCATCTAAACGTATGACGGAGCTCTAGTGTGGATTCATGTTGTCTTCTTAGAACAGTGAGGTTAGGGTTTCTCATCGTGCTTGCACGACGGCGATATTTGGTGTCAGCTGGTTCAGATCTATTTGTGGGTTCAACGACGGTGACTGCGGCTTCAGGGCACTGGTCCTTACGaacacgtgcatgaagactttccggttgtcatcgacaaggtcaagcCGGCTTTGGTAGAGGAGTGGCGATAGAGAAGCGTCGACGGACCATTCTAGCGGTGGTAGGTGGTTTAGAGACCTCAACATATTTTTAATTGTGTTTGAGGTGCTTTGTACTTCTAATGAACTTTTATAATAAATCTGAATCT contains:
- the LOC109759294 gene encoding tryptophan decarboxylase 1 produces the protein MGSLGTNATSFSTFPDDKAAFEPLNPEDVRAYLHKAVDFISDYYTNIESMPVLPNVKPGYLQDELSASPPTYSAPFDVTMNELRTSVVPGMTHWASPNFFAFFPSTNSAAAIAGDLIASAMNTVGFTWQASPAATEMEVLALDWLAQLLRLPTTFMNRTSTGRGTGGGVILGTTSEAMLVTLVAARDAALRRSGSVGVSDIPRLAVYAADQTHSTFFKACRLAGFDPANIRSIPTGPETNYGLDPAKLLEVMQADVDAGLVPTYVCATMGTTSSNAVDPVGDVADVAAMFNAWVHVDAAYAGSACICPEFRHHLDGVERVDSISMSPHKWLLTCLDCTCLYVRDAHRLSDSLETNPEYLKNDATESGEVTDLKDMQVGVGRRFRGLKLWMVMRTYGTVKLQEHIRSDVAMAKMFEDFVRSDDRFEVVVPRNFALVCFRIKASGAMTEKDADEVNRVLMENLNKTGKAYLAHTVVGDKFVLRFAIGSSLQEERHVRSAWDLIKKTTSSIMD